From Halobacillus sp. Marseille-Q1614, the proteins below share one genomic window:
- a CDS encoding PTS sugar transporter subunit IIB gives MKKVLIVCGNGLGSSMIVEMNVKAALKEMGKEADVSHTDLTSAKSEQADLYLGSEDIVGNLEDGNKNVVKLKNLMDKNELREALEQNL, from the coding sequence ATGAAAAAAGTATTAATCGTATGTGGAAATGGTTTAGGCAGCAGCATGATTGTAGAAATGAACGTGAAAGCAGCACTTAAGGAAATGGGGAAAGAAGCGGACGTTTCCCACACGGATTTAACTTCCGCCAAGTCTGAACAAGCCGATCTCTACTTGGGGTCAGAGGATATTGTCGGAAATCTGGAAGATGGCAATAAAAATGTCGTAAAACTGAAGAATTTGATGGATAAAAACGAGCTTCGTGAAGCCTTAGAACAAAATTTGTAA
- a CDS encoding BglG family transcription antiterminator has product MVLDKRRAHLLSIIQQSTDPVPAKDLVAKMNVSQRTIYYDLDQINSWLRTQNLEPIESIHGKGLLLPDSSKEKLMIQQDQSFEDWQYQLSKQEREILIKAKILLEEHDASMQRFMDLTSMSRGTLAKSIKSIKQEFKEAGLYLYYQKGSGYRLNGSEDAKRTMLSNILATIISHPAWHNVRNEVHKMILPEADTWSQETDQRRSVRNLLFEAEKELGLTLTDEMVEILSLQILMIMKRIKLQKYILVEPEEKQVLQQTEAYQASLLITNKLENLWGVAFPEDEVCFITMNLLGSKVQQDDFSRYSDRELSGLKEVVQQMIADFQLSAFVVFDDKEGLEENLISHIKPTYYRLKYGVQIANDLADTIQETYPDIFHLTKGVMRHLELYVGKTIPDEEVAYITLHFGGWLTKEKKHVETKLRAIIVCENGIGTSNMLRTQLENLIAGLNVITTLSMREYQNNEHQVDVIFSTNYIKPKDIPVIHVPAILTDIEKERVIQRMNELFDSKPPEKNSIDHLMDVIERHATIHQKDELKRELVHLLEKNNPRTKELKKPMLNELLTDQTIQFKDNVQSWEEAIRVAAQPLIDQQSIKPHYVQAMIDNVNELGPYIVIAPGIAIPHARPETGVEQLGMSFLRLKEPVYFSEKEKHRAQLIIVLAAIDNQTHLKALAQLTELLSEEDNVEKLISASDSKTVIDLINQSVEV; this is encoded by the coding sequence ATGGTACTGGATAAAAGACGTGCACACTTATTATCCATCATTCAACAATCAACTGATCCGGTCCCGGCAAAAGATCTTGTTGCCAAAATGAATGTATCGCAACGCACGATTTATTACGATCTCGATCAGATTAATAGTTGGTTAAGGACTCAGAACCTGGAACCAATTGAAAGTATACATGGCAAGGGATTGCTTTTGCCTGATTCATCGAAAGAGAAACTGATGATTCAGCAGGATCAGAGTTTTGAAGATTGGCAGTACCAATTATCAAAGCAGGAACGCGAAATTCTGATTAAAGCAAAAATTCTATTAGAAGAACATGATGCATCGATGCAGAGGTTTATGGACCTGACAAGCATGAGCCGGGGAACGCTCGCCAAATCCATTAAGTCTATCAAGCAAGAGTTCAAGGAAGCTGGTCTGTATTTGTACTACCAAAAAGGCTCAGGATACCGCTTGAATGGTTCTGAGGATGCAAAAAGAACGATGCTTTCCAATATCCTGGCGACCATCATCTCACATCCGGCTTGGCACAACGTCAGGAATGAGGTTCATAAGATGATCCTGCCGGAAGCCGATACTTGGTCACAGGAGACCGATCAGCGGCGCTCTGTGAGAAACCTTCTTTTTGAAGCTGAAAAAGAATTAGGATTGACTTTGACAGATGAAATGGTTGAGATCCTTTCCTTACAGATCTTAATGATTATGAAGCGAATCAAGTTACAGAAGTATATCCTGGTTGAGCCAGAAGAGAAGCAGGTATTGCAGCAAACAGAAGCTTACCAGGCTTCCTTACTCATCACGAATAAGCTTGAAAACTTATGGGGGGTTGCTTTCCCAGAGGATGAGGTTTGCTTTATTACCATGAATCTGTTGGGTTCTAAAGTCCAACAGGATGACTTCAGCCGTTATTCCGATCGAGAGCTGTCGGGGCTGAAAGAAGTCGTTCAACAGATGATTGCTGATTTTCAACTTTCTGCTTTTGTGGTGTTTGATGATAAGGAAGGACTTGAGGAAAACCTGATTTCTCATATCAAGCCAACATATTATCGGCTGAAGTATGGGGTGCAAATCGCGAATGACTTAGCTGATACCATTCAAGAAACCTATCCAGACATTTTCCATTTGACGAAAGGGGTGATGAGGCACCTGGAGCTGTATGTTGGGAAGACGATTCCTGATGAAGAAGTGGCTTACATTACCTTACACTTCGGAGGCTGGCTGACAAAAGAGAAAAAGCATGTCGAAACAAAGCTCAGAGCCATCATCGTTTGTGAGAATGGGATCGGGACCTCCAACATGTTACGGACCCAATTAGAAAACTTGATTGCCGGCTTGAATGTCATCACCACCCTGTCGATGAGAGAATATCAAAACAATGAACATCAGGTGGACGTGATCTTTTCAACGAATTATATCAAACCGAAAGACATTCCCGTCATCCACGTTCCGGCCATCTTAACTGACATCGAGAAGGAACGGGTCATACAACGGATGAATGAGCTTTTCGATTCGAAGCCGCCAGAAAAGAATTCTATCGATCACCTGATGGATGTGATCGAACGCCATGCGACGATCCATCAAAAAGACGAACTGAAAAGAGAATTGGTTCACCTTTTAGAAAAAAATAACCCGCGAACAAAGGAGCTCAAAAAGCCTATGCTCAATGAATTACTAACGGATCAAACGATCCAATTTAAAGACAATGTACAAAGCTGGGAGGAAGCCATCAGAGTGGCGGCTCAGCCACTGATCGACCAGCAATCGATTAAACCGCATTACGTTCAGGCAATGATTGATAATGTAAACGAGTTAGGACCTTATATTGTCATCGCCCCAGGAATCGCTATCCCCCATGCGCGCCCAGAAACAGGGGTCGAACAGCTGGGAATGAGTTTCTTACGATTGAAAGAACCGGTTTATTTCTCCGAAAAAGAGAAACATCGCGCTCAGTTAATCATCGTACTAGCGGCGATTGATAATCAAACCCATCTAAAAGCGTTAGCCCAGCTCACGGAATTGTTATCGGAGGAAGACAATGTCGAGAAGTTAATTTCAGCAAGTGATAGTAAAACTGTTATTGATTTAATCAATCAATCCGTCGAAGTTTAA
- a CDS encoding GyrI-like domain-containing protein, translating to MDCKKVNKVFRVVGIKGSGNFCELGKEVPKLAQQFIARKDEIKNHCNTEIALFEPKRDAGHKTGHYYVGLIVNETLREVPFGMEYIEKAQDYVSTRGNINNLDSLHNHLLKWAEGQGYKRDLESYIIETYHPMVNGEEVEIYLPIYN from the coding sequence ATGGATTGTAAAAAGGTTAACAAAGTCTTTAGAGTTGTAGGCATAAAAGGTAGTGGGAATTTTTGTGAGTTGGGTAAAGAGGTTCCAAAACTTGCCCAACAATTTATAGCTCGTAAAGATGAAATTAAGAATCATTGCAACACCGAAATAGCACTCTTTGAGCCTAAAAGAGATGCTGGTCATAAAACAGGGCACTATTATGTAGGGTTAATTGTTAATGAAACTCTAAGAGAGGTTCCTTTTGGAATGGAATATATCGAAAAGGCTCAAGATTATGTATCGACAAGGGGAAATATAAATAATCTCGATAGCCTGCATAATCATTTATTAAAATGGGCAGAGGGACAGGGATATAAAAGAGATCTAGAATCTTATATCATTGAAACCTATCATCCAATGGTAAATGGGGAAGAAGTAGAGATTTACTTACCGATCTATAATTAA
- a CDS encoding SRPBCC family protein, producing the protein MLDSSRNKRTDSVSRVIKASSQAIYQAFINPEALVSWLPPKGMSGHIDLFDPREGGTYRVTLTYETDHSNPNPGKTSGNTDVAQGKFLELVPDKRIVQSVKFDSEDPSFSGEMTQKWLLEPISEGTKVTIVCENVPEGIRKEDHHTGLMSTLENLAIFTER; encoded by the coding sequence ATGTTAGATTCATCAAGAAATAAGAGAACAGATTCTGTCTCAAGAGTGATTAAGGCATCATCGCAAGCCATTTATCAGGCATTCATAAACCCAGAAGCATTAGTGTCGTGGCTTCCCCCGAAAGGAATGTCGGGTCATATTGACTTGTTTGATCCCCGCGAAGGCGGAACTTATCGAGTGACCCTCACGTACGAAACGGATCACTCAAACCCAAACCCTGGTAAGACTTCGGGAAACACTGACGTAGCCCAAGGGAAGTTTTTAGAGTTGGTTCCAGACAAGCGAATTGTACAATCAGTAAAATTTGATTCTGAGGATCCATCGTTTTCAGGTGAAATGACGCAGAAATGGCTATTGGAGCCCATTTCAGAAGGCACAAAAGTCACTATCGTTTGTGAGAACGTACCTGAAGGAATACGTAAGGAAGATCACCACACAGGTTTAATGTCCACATTGGAGAATCTCGCTATCTTTACCGAACGATAA
- a CDS encoding TetR/AcrR family transcriptional regulator — MSEKLDRRKKYTRKVLKESLITLLAQKSISEITVKEVCEIADINRSTFYTHYSDHFDLLDKIEEEITEDMNKYLNSYSYEIEEESIQMTEKILEYIIENKFMFQTLLNKDAAPTFEKRMMELTRGFMVNNWLSENYLKREESKYLSSFVISGAIHVIKDWLANNMDQPPKEMAVMINNFINYGFSYLD; from the coding sequence ATGAGCGAGAAATTAGACCGACGTAAAAAATATACGCGAAAAGTCTTGAAAGAAAGCCTGATTACCCTGCTCGCCCAAAAATCAATTTCAGAGATTACGGTAAAAGAAGTCTGTGAAATCGCAGATATCAACCGCTCGACTTTCTACACTCATTATTCCGACCATTTCGATCTATTGGATAAAATTGAAGAAGAAATCACAGAGGATATGAACAAATACTTGAACAGCTACAGCTACGAAATTGAGGAAGAATCTATCCAGATGACCGAGAAGATCCTGGAATACATTATCGAAAACAAATTCATGTTCCAAACCTTGCTGAACAAGGATGCAGCCCCTACCTTTGAAAAACGAATGATGGAATTGACCCGCGGATTTATGGTGAACAATTGGTTGAGTGAGAACTATTTGAAGAGGGAAGAATCGAAGTATTTAAGTTCCTTTGTGATCAGCGGAGCGATTCATGTGATTAAGGATTGGCTCGCAAATAACATGGATCAGCCGCCGAAAGAAATGGCTGTGATGATTAATAATTTTATTAATTATGGATTTTCTTATTTGGATTAA
- a CDS encoding RND family transporter → MIKHKKSIVFTFLIITLISAVAQFGVSVNHNMVDYLPEEAPSIKAMDLMEEEFDTPMENARVMVEDVSITEALTYKEELEAIDGVSEVTWLDDVVDLKVPLEMADQDILKSYYQKESALFSLNIEEGYEVEATDEIYKLIGKEDALAGEALNTAVSQKMAGSESLYAGALLVPIIILILLLSTNSWIEPVFFLTAIGVSVLINLGTNIFIGEVSFVTQSVAPILQLAVSLDYAIFLLHSFSDYRKETENPGEAMQLAMKRSFPAIAASASTTFFGFTALTFMDFGIGADLGLNLLKGILLSFLSVMVLLPALTLMFYHWIDRTQHRPFVPAFKNIGKNVLKSRFPSLVLVLLLIVPAFLAQSHTTFIYGFGEHPKDTRAAQDEAAIEEAFGKNMPMVLLVPEGDRGKEEELVQDLEDLSQVSSVISYVNMVSTAVPPAYLEKEMTEPFYSDNYARMTLFTETDAEGEAAFSLIEKVQDTADSYYEETHLLGESVTLFDIRNVVQEDNKLVNGLTIITIAIVLLITFRSLSIPVVLLLTIQASVWFNLAVPYFTDTPLVYIGYLLISTIQLAATVDYGILFTENYNYLRKEMPAIKAVKKTIDDKIFAIFISASILSSVGFILGLTSSNPIVSSIGLLLGRGALLAFVMVVFVLPALLLVFDKVIEKTTWKPNFYKGK, encoded by the coding sequence ATGATTAAACATAAAAAAAGCATTGTTTTTACATTTCTTATCATCACGTTGATCAGTGCGGTTGCGCAATTTGGCGTATCGGTCAATCACAATATGGTTGATTACCTCCCGGAAGAGGCGCCCTCCATAAAGGCGATGGATTTGATGGAGGAAGAGTTTGATACACCAATGGAGAATGCGCGAGTGATGGTAGAGGATGTCTCGATAACCGAGGCATTAACCTATAAAGAAGAACTGGAGGCCATCGACGGGGTGAGCGAAGTTACCTGGCTCGATGATGTCGTTGATTTAAAAGTGCCTCTTGAGATGGCTGATCAGGATATACTTAAATCCTATTATCAAAAGGAGTCTGCATTATTCTCTTTGAACATAGAAGAAGGATATGAAGTGGAAGCAACCGATGAGATTTATAAACTGATCGGAAAAGAAGATGCGCTTGCAGGTGAAGCCTTAAATACAGCTGTTTCACAAAAGATGGCTGGCAGCGAATCGTTATATGCCGGCGCCTTATTAGTTCCGATCATTATTTTGATTTTGCTTTTATCGACGAATTCGTGGATTGAACCCGTGTTCTTTTTAACAGCGATTGGGGTTTCTGTCCTGATCAATTTAGGGACGAACATCTTTATTGGAGAAGTCTCCTTTGTGACACAGTCGGTGGCGCCAATCCTGCAGCTGGCGGTGTCGCTGGACTATGCGATCTTCCTGCTGCATAGCTTTTCCGATTACCGCAAAGAGACGGAAAACCCTGGGGAAGCCATGCAGCTAGCAATGAAACGCTCATTCCCGGCGATCGCAGCCAGTGCATCGACCACATTCTTCGGTTTTACCGCACTGACATTCATGGATTTCGGCATCGGTGCTGACTTAGGTCTGAACCTGTTAAAAGGAATCCTGCTGAGCTTCCTCAGTGTTATGGTCTTATTGCCTGCATTGACACTGATGTTTTATCACTGGATTGATCGTACACAGCACCGGCCATTTGTGCCGGCGTTTAAAAATATCGGTAAGAATGTACTTAAATCCAGATTTCCAAGTTTAGTCTTAGTACTGCTTCTGATTGTCCCTGCTTTCCTTGCGCAAAGTCATACAACTTTCATCTATGGATTTGGGGAACATCCAAAGGACACACGAGCGGCTCAGGATGAAGCGGCCATTGAGGAAGCATTCGGGAAAAACATGCCGATGGTGCTGCTTGTACCTGAAGGGGACAGAGGCAAAGAGGAAGAACTCGTACAGGATTTAGAAGACCTTTCTCAAGTTTCAAGTGTCATTTCTTATGTCAATATGGTCAGCACAGCTGTTCCGCCTGCTTATTTAGAAAAAGAAATGACAGAGCCATTCTATTCCGATAACTACGCACGCATGACCCTTTTCACAGAGACAGATGCGGAAGGGGAAGCGGCCTTTTCTCTGATTGAAAAAGTTCAGGATACAGCTGACTCGTATTATGAAGAAACCCATTTGCTCGGTGAGAGTGTCACGTTGTTTGATATAAGAAATGTCGTCCAGGAAGATAATAAGTTAGTGAATGGGCTGACGATCATCACGATTGCGATCGTGCTTTTGATCACGTTCCGCTCGCTATCGATCCCTGTGGTCTTGTTATTGACTATCCAGGCTTCCGTATGGTTCAACTTGGCGGTCCCATACTTTACGGACACGCCTCTCGTTTATATCGGCTATCTGCTCATCAGCACGATCCAGCTGGCCGCTACCGTCGACTACGGCATCTTATTTACGGAAAACTACAATTACCTGAGGAAAGAAATGCCGGCAATAAAGGCGGTCAAGAAAACGATTGATGACAAGATTTTTGCGATTTTCATATCGGCTTCCATATTATCCAGTGTCGGGTTTATCTTAGGACTTACATCGTCGAACCCGATCGTGTCTTCCATCGGTTTATTGTTAGGCCGGGGAGCGCTGCTTGCGTTCGTCATGGTTGTGTTCGTCCTGCCTGCGCTGTTACTTGTATTTGATAAGGTGATTGAAAAAACAACATGGAAACCTAATTTTTATAAGGGGAAATGA
- a CDS encoding YhgE/Pip domain-containing protein → MKYKRITALFMAFLLVMPAFLVSAEQNKSSEEKTPGGEGSYSEKHEVVYATLNASGNQEEMYGVNNFSIEEPGKIVDHGSYTSVQNLTDLTDIDQNDNRVELTAKEDEFYYQGNLEDTPLPWNIDVSYKLDGEELQPEELLGKDGEFEIQIDTEKNEDADPAFFENYLMQITLTLDSKLYENIEAPDGTVANAGKNRQVTFTAMPEKEGSFTLSADVTDLEMESIEMVAIPSSMSIDAPDTGAVTDDMNSLSNATSELNQGVGELKQGIAELNDGAAVLYDGSAEYKNGIGELDNGSAELVKGSASIQSALQKMSESVGAGSGEMNLSDLSKMEDGIRQVAEGLKEAENGLSNLKEQYGKAHGALGETIESIPAYNITEEQIQVLYESGADKEVVDQLVETHQTAAATKETYANVKEVFNAVDPALETSAGSLNEMSSSLSALADNLASSLDSVDIDESMKELQEGLQTLSSNYNNFHSGLTDYTGGVSELAGSYQEIHNGLGELSNGTSELENGAAELHNGTSELAESTSDIPGQMQSEIDQMVEEYDKSDFEPVSFVSSENEKVESVQFVIKTESIKKPEKEEEAPKEKEEKSFWDRFIDLFK, encoded by the coding sequence ATGAAATATAAACGTATAACTGCTCTGTTCATGGCATTTCTTCTTGTGATGCCGGCCTTTCTCGTATCGGCTGAACAAAATAAATCCTCAGAAGAGAAAACTCCCGGGGGAGAAGGGTCTTACTCTGAGAAGCATGAAGTCGTGTATGCCACATTGAATGCGTCCGGGAATCAGGAAGAAATGTATGGCGTCAACAACTTCAGCATTGAGGAACCTGGGAAAATCGTCGATCATGGATCTTATACCAGTGTGCAAAATCTGACGGATTTAACCGATATCGATCAAAACGATAACCGTGTGGAATTGACGGCGAAAGAAGATGAGTTTTATTATCAGGGAAACCTTGAAGACACGCCGCTTCCATGGAATATAGATGTTTCTTATAAATTAGATGGTGAAGAATTACAGCCTGAAGAACTGCTCGGCAAGGACGGAGAGTTTGAGATCCAGATTGATACAGAAAAAAATGAAGATGCCGACCCAGCCTTTTTCGAAAATTATCTGATGCAGATTACTCTCACATTGGATTCCAAGCTGTATGAAAACATTGAAGCTCCAGATGGAACAGTCGCTAATGCAGGGAAGAACCGCCAAGTGACATTTACCGCCATGCCTGAAAAAGAAGGAAGTTTTACTTTAAGTGCGGATGTCACTGATCTCGAAATGGAAAGCATTGAAATGGTGGCGATTCCATCCTCCATGTCTATTGACGCCCCAGACACGGGTGCGGTGACGGATGATATGAACTCATTATCTAACGCCACATCAGAACTCAATCAGGGTGTCGGCGAACTGAAGCAGGGGATCGCAGAACTAAACGATGGCGCCGCCGTCCTTTACGACGGTTCTGCCGAATACAAAAATGGTATAGGTGAGCTTGATAACGGCTCAGCTGAACTCGTCAAAGGATCGGCGTCGATCCAGTCCGCTCTTCAAAAAATGAGCGAATCAGTCGGAGCAGGTTCTGGTGAAATGAATCTAAGTGATTTGTCTAAGATGGAAGACGGCATACGTCAGGTCGCCGAAGGCCTGAAGGAAGCCGAGAATGGTCTTTCCAATCTAAAAGAGCAGTATGGCAAGGCTCATGGGGCACTAGGCGAGACGATCGAATCGATTCCTGCTTACAATATTACCGAAGAACAAATCCAGGTCTTGTATGAAAGCGGAGCTGACAAGGAAGTCGTCGATCAGCTTGTAGAAACTCATCAGACCGCCGCTGCCACGAAAGAAACCTATGCCAATGTAAAAGAAGTGTTCAATGCCGTCGACCCGGCGCTTGAAACGAGCGCCGGCTCACTGAACGAAATGAGCTCGAGCTTAAGCGCTCTGGCAGATAACCTGGCGAGCAGTCTTGACAGCGTGGACATTGATGAATCTATGAAAGAGCTGCAGGAAGGACTGCAGACCCTGTCGTCCAATTATAATAATTTCCATTCCGGATTAACGGATTATACCGGCGGTGTTTCCGAATTAGCTGGATCTTATCAGGAAATCCACAACGGCTTAGGCGAACTATCAAATGGAACGAGTGAGCTGGAAAATGGGGCAGCTGAACTTCATAATGGAACATCAGAATTAGCGGAATCAACCAGCGACATTCCTGGACAGATGCAAAGTGAAATCGATCAAATGGTGGAGGAATACGATAAATCAGATTTCGAGCCGGTTTCCTTTGTTTCATCTGAGAACGAAAAGGTAGAGTCTGTGCAGTTCGTGATCAAGACGGAAAGCATTAAGAAACCTGAAAAAGAAGAAGAGGCCCCTAAGGAGAAAGAAGAAAAAAGCTTCTGGGACCGCTTCATAGATTTATTCAAATAA
- a CDS encoding arylamine N-acetyltransferase, with the protein MSSFKRYQEPFLLKNLRIILGEKQRITKGHLISKALIHQEGGVCYEINPLLYYFLKENQFQPLKVQRQVKPMSLFF; encoded by the coding sequence ATGTCATCCTTCAAAAGGTATCAAGAACCATTCCTTTTGAAAAATTTACGAATTATTTTAGGTGAAAAGCAAAGGATTACGAAAGGACATCTAATAAGTAAGGCGCTCATACATCAAGAAGGCGGGGTCTGCTATGAAATCAATCCGCTTCTTTACTATTTTCTTAAAGAAAATCAGTTTCAGCCGTTGAAGGTTCAGAGACAGGTAAAACCCATGTCGCTCTTCTTCTGA